One window from the genome of Sphingomonas lacunae encodes:
- a CDS encoding FkbM family methyltransferase, whose translation MESVLKRISSWNPNFGTVLDMGAAKGNWSKQALTLFPDSRVIGVDPLKEREPYLSKVKAAYPDRYDFIMAVAGPTDGGEVELAVTADLDGSTVDGREGEKRLVPVISVDGMVARLGLKGPFFLKFDTHGFERPILDGSEETLKQTKYIVMEAYNYRHTAETMLFHEMIAHMETKGFRVFNLVDILNREFDGALWQIDLFFARAEDPIFKSNSYRHA comes from the coding sequence ATGGAATCGGTGCTCAAGCGCATTTCGTCCTGGAACCCGAATTTCGGTACTGTCCTCGACATGGGTGCGGCCAAGGGCAACTGGAGTAAACAGGCGCTGACGCTATTTCCCGATTCCCGCGTGATCGGTGTCGACCCTCTCAAGGAACGCGAACCCTATTTGTCAAAGGTCAAGGCTGCCTATCCCGACCGCTATGATTTCATCATGGCGGTCGCTGGTCCGACCGACGGCGGCGAAGTCGAACTCGCGGTGACGGCTGACCTTGATGGCAGCACGGTTGATGGTCGTGAAGGTGAAAAGCGACTGGTGCCGGTCATCTCGGTTGATGGCATGGTTGCGCGTTTGGGCCTCAAGGGTCCCTTTTTCCTCAAGTTCGACACCCACGGTTTTGAGCGGCCGATCCTCGATGGGTCGGAGGAAACGCTCAAACAGACCAAATATATCGTTATGGAAGCCTATAATTACAGGCATACAGCCGAAACCATGCTGTTCCATGAGATGATCGCTCACATGGAAACCAAAGGGTTTCGCGTTTTCAATCTGGTCGACATTCTCAATCGCGAATTCGATGGCGCTTTGTGGCAGATCGACCTGTTCTTCGCTCGTGCGGAGGACCCCATCTTCAAGAGCAACAGCTACCGACATGCTTGA
- a CDS encoding WecB/TagA/CpsF family glycosyltransferase, whose product MLEPEVQAATPVTPDHARPDECVDAMGYAVYNGELADIPMRRPCSTIQTISPISYGNATKDMLYRDAMQKADWLCLDGVYFGLAGLLLKGKTVKPNQGPDIFYHLMDRLEAQKGRVFFLGASDSTLEKMRARAARDYPNITVGTYSPPFKPEFSDEDNDAMINAINAFKPDVVFLGMTAPKQEKWGYVHRDRLDTCLVAAVGGVFDWYAGNRPEIAAIWWKLYLAWLIRTIDRPELLKRYPMIGLFFWHLLLARIGIKRYPST is encoded by the coding sequence ATGCTTGAACCAGAAGTGCAGGCCGCAACGCCTGTGACACCAGACCATGCCCGCCCGGATGAGTGCGTGGATGCCATGGGTTATGCCGTTTACAATGGTGAACTGGCCGATATTCCCATGCGGCGCCCTTGTTCGACAATCCAGACCATCAGTCCGATCTCCTATGGCAATGCGACCAAGGACATGCTGTATCGCGATGCCATGCAGAAGGCCGACTGGCTGTGCCTCGACGGAGTCTATTTCGGGCTGGCCGGGCTTCTCCTGAAGGGAAAGACCGTCAAGCCAAATCAGGGCCCAGACATTTTCTATCATTTGATGGACCGTCTGGAAGCACAGAAGGGCCGGGTGTTCTTCCTGGGTGCGTCAGACTCGACGCTGGAAAAGATGCGCGCGCGCGCTGCCAGGGATTATCCGAACATAACAGTCGGCACCTATTCGCCTCCGTTCAAGCCCGAGTTTAGTGACGAGGACAACGACGCCATGATCAATGCGATCAACGCGTTCAAGCCGGACGTCGTCTTTCTGGGCATGACCGCGCCGAAGCAGGAGAAGTGGGGCTATGTCCACCGTGACCGGCTCGATACCTGCCTCGTCGCGGCCGTGGGCGGGGTATTTGACTGGTATGCCGGCAACCGGCCGGAAATTGCGGCCATTTGGTGGAAACTCTATCTGGCGTGGCTGATCCGGACGATCGACAGGCCCGAATTGCTCAAACGCTATCCGATGATCGGCCTGTTTTTCTGGCATCTCCTTCTCGCCCGCATCGGCATCAAAAGGTATCCTTCGACATGA
- a CDS encoding Gfo/Idh/MocA family protein: MSDPKLKIGIVGAGRMGITHQCIINTHPEVEVVAVADPSALVTKMLAKYAGVKTHKDYRTMLDKEQLDAVLLCTPPAINHEVLQAVHAKRLHAFVEKPFALNPAHGAELAAMFDGAGLVNQVGYVNRFNDMFVKAREIARSGLLGRPLRFRSEMYSSTIVGEQGEEGWRATHASGGGAMYEMASHAIDLINYMFGKPDKVAGTCLTKVWSKQVEDIVAGSYLYDNGLTGSIYVNWSDESFRKPTNKIEVFGTCGKLQADQHGMKLFLTKAAPELGYEAGWNQVYITDVFSNVPFYLRGIEFTAQLYHFIDCIRGRAAQRCSFADGAAALGVIHDMFRDAAALEAGLGHATEGAVA; this comes from the coding sequence ATGAGCGACCCCAAGCTGAAAATCGGCATCGTCGGTGCCGGACGCATGGGCATCACGCACCAGTGTATCATCAACACCCATCCTGAGGTTGAAGTCGTTGCTGTCGCCGATCCATCGGCACTGGTGACCAAGATGCTGGCGAAATATGCGGGCGTGAAAACGCACAAGGACTATCGCACGATGCTCGACAAGGAGCAGCTTGATGCGGTGCTTTTGTGTACGCCCCCTGCGATCAATCATGAAGTGTTGCAGGCAGTGCACGCCAAACGGCTGCACGCCTTTGTCGAGAAGCCCTTCGCACTCAATCCTGCGCATGGGGCCGAACTCGCAGCGATGTTTGACGGCGCTGGGCTGGTCAATCAGGTTGGTTACGTCAACCGGTTCAATGACATGTTCGTGAAGGCGCGCGAGATTGCGCGGTCAGGTCTTTTGGGTCGGCCGCTGCGTTTCCGTTCGGAAATGTACAGCAGCACCATAGTCGGGGAGCAGGGTGAGGAAGGTTGGCGCGCCACACATGCGAGTGGTGGCGGGGCAATGTATGAAATGGCGTCGCACGCCATCGACCTGATCAATTACATGTTCGGCAAACCCGACAAGGTGGCCGGGACCTGCCTGACCAAGGTATGGTCCAAGCAGGTCGAGGATATCGTCGCCGGCAGCTACCTTTACGACAATGGGCTGACCGGCTCGATCTATGTCAACTGGAGCGACGAGAGTTTCCGCAAGCCGACCAACAAGATCGAGGTGTTCGGCACTTGCGGCAAGTTGCAGGCCGACCAGCATGGCATGAAGCTGTTCCTGACCAAGGCCGCGCCTGAGCTTGGTTATGAGGCTGGGTGGAACCAAGTCTATATCACCGACGTCTTCAGCAATGTGCCCTTTTACCTTCGCGGTATCGAGTTCACGGCGCAGCTCTATCACTTCATCGACTGCATACGAGGACGGGCTGCGCAGCGGTGCAGCTTTGCCGATGGCGCTGCGGCGCTGGGTGTGATCCACGACATGTTCCGCGATGCCGCTGCGCTCGAAGCCGGACTTGGCCACGCAACTGAAGGAGCCGTGGCATGA
- a CDS encoding NAD-dependent epimerase/dehydratase family protein: MALVLITGGAGFIGSRLALRLLGKGHSVRVIDTLSPQVHGDDPEASDLYGAIKGKVDFIHGSVTDREAMTRALAGVDAVVHFAAETGTGQSMYQIEHYSAVNVGGTAIMLDILANAPHQVKRMVVASSRSVYGEGKYLTPDGQAVYPEHRTAADMEAGDFAVKYPGCDSITLVATDEESKLHPSSVYGITKQVQEQMVMTVCPTIGIEPVAFRYQNVFGPGQSLSNPYTGILSIFSNLMLTGKDINIFEDGTESRDFVFVDDVVSATVLGVEHPGAAGQVFNVGTGVPTSVITVAQTLARLLGQSPKMTVTGNFRLGDIRHNYADMSRIERLLGFTPEWDFERGIAAFSQWVQSTGPKASGYEASLEEMRSKGLLK, translated from the coding sequence ATGGCTTTGGTCCTGATTACCGGCGGTGCCGGTTTCATTGGTTCGCGCCTCGCTCTGCGGCTGCTCGGCAAGGGGCACAGCGTCCGCGTGATCGACACGCTGTCACCACAGGTGCATGGCGATGATCCCGAAGCATCGGACCTTTATGGCGCCATCAAGGGCAAGGTCGATTTCATCCACGGCAGCGTTACGGACCGCGAGGCCATGACGCGGGCGCTTGCGGGCGTCGATGCCGTCGTGCATTTCGCGGCAGAGACCGGCACGGGTCAGTCGATGTACCAGATCGAGCATTATAGCGCGGTCAACGTGGGCGGCACGGCCATCATGCTCGATATCCTTGCCAACGCGCCGCATCAGGTGAAGCGCATGGTCGTCGCCTCGTCGCGATCAGTCTATGGTGAGGGCAAATATCTGACGCCCGATGGCCAGGCGGTCTATCCCGAACATCGCACCGCCGCCGATATGGAAGCGGGCGATTTTGCGGTGAAATATCCCGGTTGCGACAGCATCACACTGGTGGCGACCGACGAGGAGTCGAAGCTGCACCCTTCGTCTGTCTATGGCATTACCAAACAGGTGCAGGAACAGATGGTGATGACCGTCTGCCCGACGATCGGCATAGAGCCGGTCGCTTTCCGCTACCAGAATGTCTTTGGCCCCGGCCAGTCGCTGTCCAATCCCTATACCGGCATCCTGTCCATCTTCTCGAACCTTATGCTGACCGGCAAGGACATCAACATATTTGAAGATGGGACCGAGAGCCGCGACTTTGTTTTTGTCGATGATGTTGTCAGCGCGACCGTGCTGGGTGTCGAGCACCCGGGCGCAGCAGGGCAGGTGTTCAATGTCGGAACCGGCGTCCCGACCAGCGTCATTACCGTTGCGCAGACGTTGGCGCGACTGCTCGGCCAGTCGCCCAAGATGACGGTGACGGGCAATTTCAGGCTGGGGGACATCCGCCACAATTATGCGGACATGAGCCGGATTGAACGGCTGCTCGGATTCACCCCTGAATGGGATTTTGAGCGCGGTATCGCTGCCTTTTCCCAATGGGTGCAGTCCACCGGCCCCAAGGCGAGCGGCTATGAAGCTTCGCTCGAGGAAATGCGTTCAAAGGGGCTGTTGAAATGA